The following coding sequences are from one uncultured Desulfobacter sp. window:
- a CDS encoding right-handed parallel beta-helix repeat-containing protein, whose protein sequence is MNEAIMIFYTSKKVLKSVFLKPFFPALFFILGMTCTGFADTTISSDITTDTTWTLDGSPYVITRDIRIAGKDGDDEVTTLTIEPGTVLRFAAGCKMIVGSQYDSWDPGALQAIGTADSKVIFTSNEEAPSPGSWGGIYFDASTHDDTTIMEYCDISYALNSSVEGAVVIRTSNPTIKNSSISNSSKYSIYVFNDSVPKIIGNTFNTGIYTSSGELYVISGNTFNYNNDYSIKTHLNNVAELLNENTFNNINEDSVIQVYGGTLSKDSIWTNTIPLEITGDMRIAGKDGDDEVTTLTIEPGTVLRFAAGCRMIVGSQYDSWDPGALQAIGTADSKVIFTSNEEAPSPGSWGGIYFDASTHDDTTIMEYCDISYALNSSVEGAVVIRTSNPTIKNSSISNSSKYSIYVFNDSVPKITGNTFNTGIYTSSGELYVISGNTFNYNNDYSIKTHLNNVAELLNENTFNNINEDSVIQVYGGTLSKDSIWTNTIPLEITGDMRIAGKDGDDEVTTLTIEPGTVLRFAAGCKMIVGSQYDSWDPGALQAIGTADSKVIFTSNEEAPSPGSWGGIYFDASTHDDTTIMEYCDVLYGTYGTSSGSICTRSSNPTIKNSSIRYSANYGIYVNNGSPIISNTIFSENTGYDLYYSYGSGGLFTDNTFEHGLYINSGTIGTISSNTFNYNDSFPLKLPAANVGEVVAGSVFTNVSPDSTIQVTSGIIAKDAVWTGDFIYQITGNIRVQGTDGYDSLTTLILRPGAGLRFNANCRLDIGNSSGGPGALVAQGAQDKKIVFTSSQDEPAAGNWQGVFINNTADDSQTLVEYCKFIYAGSNYGGLVLDNASPEIRYNTFENNLPT, encoded by the coding sequence ATGAATGAGGCAATCATGATTTTCTACACCTCCAAAAAAGTTTTGAAATCCGTATTCCTGAAACCCTTTTTCCCGGCTCTGTTCTTTATCCTGGGTATGACCTGCACCGGTTTCGCCGACACCACCATCAGCAGCGACATTACAACAGACACTACCTGGACGCTTGACGGCAGTCCCTATGTTATTACCCGCGACATCAGGATCGCCGGCAAGGATGGAGACGACGAAGTCACCACCCTGACCATTGAACCCGGGACAGTGCTTAGATTTGCGGCTGGCTGTAAAATGATAGTTGGTTCTCAGTATGACTCTTGGGACCCCGGTGCGCTTCAGGCCATTGGTACTGCTGACTCAAAGGTGATTTTTACATCCAATGAAGAAGCCCCCTCACCGGGAAGTTGGGGTGGCATCTATTTTGACGCCAGTACCCATGATGATACCACGATCATGGAATATTGCGATATCTCATATGCTCTTAATTCGTCCGTGGAAGGGGCCGTCGTGATCAGGACCTCCAACCCGACTATTAAAAATTCATCAATCAGCAACAGTTCAAAATATAGCATATATGTTTTTAATGACAGTGTACCAAAGATTATCGGCAATACATTTAACACAGGCATTTATACAAGCTCTGGAGAACTTTATGTCATCTCAGGCAACACCTTCAACTACAACAATGATTACAGTATAAAAACCCACCTCAATAATGTCGCTGAACTACTTAATGAGAATACGTTCAACAATATTAATGAAGACAGCGTCATTCAAGTATATGGTGGGACGCTATCTAAAGATTCAATATGGACAAACACTATCCCATTGGAAATCACGGGAGACATGAGGATCGCCGGCAAGGACGGAGACGACGAAGTCACCACCCTGACCATTGAACCCGGGACAGTGCTTAGATTTGCGGCTGGCTGTAGAATGATAGTTGGTTCTCAGTATGACTCTTGGGACCCCGGTGCGCTTCAGGCCATTGGTACTGCTGACTCAAAGGTGATTTTTACATCCAATGAAGAAGCCCCCTCACCGGGAAGTTGGGGTGGCATCTATTTTGACGCCAGTACCCATGATGATACCACGATCATGGAATATTGCGATATCTCATATGCTCTTAATTCGTCCGTGGAAGGGGCCGTCGTGATCAGGACCTCCAACCCGACTATTAAAAATTCATCAATCAGCAACAGTTCAAAATATAGCATATATGTTTTTAATGACAGTGTACCAAAGATTACCGGCAATACATTTAACACAGGCATTTATACAAGCTCTGGAGAACTTTATGTCATCTCAGGCAACACCTTCAACTACAACAATGATTACAGTATAAAAACCCACCTCAATAATGTCGCTGAACTACTTAATGAGAATACGTTCAACAATATTAATGAAGACAGCGTCATTCAAGTATATGGTGGGACGCTATCTAAAGATTCAATATGGACAAACACTATCCCATTGGAAATCACGGGAGACATGAGGATCGCCGGCAAGGACGGAGACGACGAAGTCACCACCCTGACCATTGAACCCGGGACAGTGCTTAGATTTGCGGCTGGCTGTAAAATGATAGTTGGTTCTCAGTATGACTCTTGGGACCCCGGTGCGCTTCAGGCCATTGGTACTGCTGACTCAAAGGTGATTTTTACATCCAATGAAGAAGCCCCCTCACCGGGAAGTTGGGGTGGCATCTATTTTGACGCCAGTACTCATGATGATACCACGATCATGGAGTACTGTGATGTGCTGTATGGTACATACGGCACCAGCAGTGGCAGTATTTGTACCCGTTCTTCAAACCCAACGATAAAGAACAGCAGCATACGTTACAGTGCTAATTACGGAATATATGTTAATAATGGAAGTCCGATAATATCCAACACCATATTCAGTGAGAATACCGGTTATGATCTGTATTACAGTTACGGTTCCGGCGGTCTTTTCACCGACAACACCTTTGAACACGGCCTATACATAAACAGCGGCACGATAGGAACCATCAGTTCAAATACATTCAATTATAACGACAGCTTCCCGTTAAAGCTTCCGGCAGCCAACGTTGGAGAAGTGGTGGCTGGATCGGTTTTCACAAATGTTTCACCTGACAGCACTATTCAGGTTACATCCGGGATTATCGCCAAAGACGCCGTATGGACCGGTGATTTTATATATCAAATCACCGGAAATATCAGGGTACAAGGGACTGACGGATACGACAGCCTGACTACACTGATTTTACGGCCTGGTGCCGGATTGCGATTCAACGCCAATTGCCGCCTTGATATAGGCAACTCTTCCGGTGGTCCGGGAGCCTTGGTGGCCCAGGGTGCTCAAGATAAGAAAATCGTCTTCACGTCGTCCCAGGACGAGCCTGCTGCAGGAAACTGGCAAGGCGTATTTATCAATAATACCGCCGATGACAGCCAAACCCTGGTGGAGTATTGTAAATTTATCTATGCAGGATCAAATTACGGCGGTCTGGTTCTTGATAATGCTTCGCCCGAAATCCGATACAATACGTTTGAAAACAACTTACCAACTTAA
- a CDS encoding CARDB domain-containing protein translates to MITCNTFHNNKYGIQVVNNAYPNIPQNNFTGNSAFALYSTNSGELDAASNWWNDENGPNYNGEETSGNINAEPWLAASSECVSVNTPTNMPPFAPYDPAPVDNAINVVISDNAVSATWKGLDPNSSDTLVYDVYLGTSADSLALKGDSVSVSGYRFSDLAAGITYFWKVVARDSAGEETHSPVWQFTTAGTPPDLTINSLSWSPNTLTADQEVTITLEVKNTGSGPSVESFQVSLNIDGALSQTWTIDNILPAGQSKTLTHTWTAKIGDHTVQAVADSGQSVAESLENNNTLLKTITGIKDPEPPVLVSTVPADGSHLQTVNTAAFTLADTHGQVDDDAVISSVKITQQEGQTISGTVIEKDDTFTFTPAATPLSDAIYTVSLTAADTWGNTTDYSFAFTVDNTPPQAPTITGCTVDSGTIRVRPVMNKSSNQTISLTGTREEGTRVRILVQTDPLIENTGTIRHVGAFQPYTTIQGAIDAADNGDMILIDPGTYPENVQISKWVNLKGNSTNPENIIIQSPGSQADGYPATLVIVPASDNPLSTPVYVEGLQIVPYPADGNRAIDLPVTEAAGKPGTIVFNLCRFTNAGSNTYAVGGFGADGLEIKTKVNFINCYFQERYAHFREMHAANWTLEKCRLNDAYNCDACTTEPLVSDYVISDTQEYGTGYGSWCLGQMAASSVDFGSGDWALDLTPS, encoded by the coding sequence ATGATTACCTGCAATACTTTTCACAACAACAAATACGGCATCCAGGTTGTCAACAACGCCTATCCCAATATTCCCCAAAATAATTTCACCGGAAATTCCGCCTTTGCCTTGTATTCAACCAACAGCGGGGAATTGGATGCTGCATCCAATTGGTGGAATGATGAAAACGGGCCCAACTACAACGGGGAAGAGACCTCCGGCAATATCAATGCCGAGCCCTGGCTGGCGGCCTCGTCCGAATGTGTAAGCGTAAACACACCGACCAATATGCCGCCCTTTGCCCCATATGATCCCGCACCGGTCGATAACGCCATAAACGTCGTCATTTCCGATAATGCTGTCAGCGCCACATGGAAGGGACTGGACCCCAATAGTTCTGATACACTTGTTTATGACGTCTACCTGGGCACCAGCGCCGACAGCCTGGCACTGAAAGGTGACAGCGTGAGCGTTTCCGGTTACCGGTTTTCAGATCTTGCCGCCGGCATCACTTACTTTTGGAAGGTTGTTGCAAGGGACAGTGCCGGAGAAGAGACCCATAGCCCGGTATGGCAGTTTACCACAGCCGGGACCCCGCCGGATCTTACCATCAATTCCCTTTCCTGGTCCCCGAACACCCTTACGGCAGACCAGGAAGTGACCATTACACTGGAAGTCAAAAATACCGGCTCCGGTCCGAGTGTCGAATCGTTCCAGGTGAGCCTGAATATTGACGGAGCCCTTTCACAGACCTGGACCATAGACAATATTTTGCCGGCCGGCCAAAGCAAAACCCTTACCCATACATGGACAGCCAAGATCGGCGACCATACGGTTCAAGCCGTTGCCGATTCCGGGCAATCCGTTGCAGAGTCTTTAGAAAACAACAACACCTTGTTAAAAACCATTACCGGGATCAAGGACCCTGAGCCACCAGTCCTGGTTTCCACCGTGCCTGCTGACGGCAGTCACCTTCAGACCGTAAACACGGCTGCGTTCACCCTGGCCGATACCCATGGGCAAGTGGATGATGATGCGGTCATCTCTTCGGTCAAGATAACCCAGCAAGAAGGCCAAACAATATCAGGGACTGTGATCGAAAAGGACGACACCTTTACCTTTACCCCGGCAGCAACTCCCTTGTCCGACGCGATCTATACTGTCTCCCTGACAGCGGCAGACACCTGGGGGAATACCACCGATTATAGCTTTGCATTTACCGTGGATAATACACCGCCCCAGGCCCCGACCATCACCGGCTGCACAGTGGATTCCGGAACGATCCGGGTTCGCCCTGTGATGAATAAGTCTTCAAACCAGACAATTTCTTTAACAGGCACCCGGGAAGAGGGTACCCGGGTCAGGATTTTGGTTCAAACCGATCCCTTAATCGAGAATACCGGTACCATCCGCCATGTCGGCGCTTTTCAACCGTACACCACCATCCAGGGTGCAATTGACGCTGCCGATAACGGAGACATGATTCTCATTGACCCCGGCACCTACCCGGAGAACGTCCAAATCAGTAAATGGGTGAACCTAAAGGGCAATTCCACAAATCCGGAAAACATCATTATCCAAAGCCCGGGAAGTCAGGCGGACGGCTATCCGGCAACTCTGGTAATTGTCCCTGCATCTGACAACCCTTTATCAACGCCTGTATATGTGGAAGGGCTCCAAATTGTCCCGTATCCAGCCGATGGAAACCGTGCCATCGACCTGCCGGTGACCGAAGCCGCCGGCAAACCAGGCACCATTGTGTTTAACCTCTGCCGGTTTACAAATGCCGGCAGTAATACCTATGCTGTTGGCGGTTTTGGTGCAGACGGCCTGGAGATCAAAACCAAAGTTAATTTCATTAATTGCTATTTCCAGGAAAGGTATGCCCATTTCCGGGAAATGCATGCCGCAAACTGGACCCTGGAAAAGTGCCGGTTAAACGATGCATATAATTGCGATGCCTGTACAACTGAACCCTTGGTCTCTGACTATGTCATATCAGACACCCAAGAGTACGGCACCGGTTACGGATCCTGGTGCCTTGGCCAGATGGCGGCGTCGTCCGTTGATTTCGGCTCCGGGGACTGGGCTTTGGACCTGACCCCGAGCTAG